The segment GGATCTTAGCGAGTTGCGCGCCACGCAGGGAGCAAGGGGGACGTTGGTGGAGCCAACGCTTACCTGCAGGGTCAAAATAAGTGGCAACATGGTACGCGCTGAATTACTGCATCAGCGGTTGCGCTTGATGGTACCGACACTTTGGCCTAGCCAGCCAATTTTGGAGGCACCGCCTGAGGTTTGGCCGCAGCATTTCATCGTCGCTGGCCAGCAGACTAGGTGGGTACAGGCATCACCAGATGACGTGGTTATGCACGAGACCCTTTGGGCGCTGGGCGAGTGGTTAGTTGCCTTAACGGTGGCTCTGCAGCGCACTGCTTACCAGTCTACCTATCAGGGGCAGGTGTTAGCCATTGAGAAAAATACGGTATTGATAGCCTTGCCATGGGCACGTTTGGCAACGGCGAAAGAGGCTTTGCGTTGGGCGGCACAGCACTTGATTGCGTGGTCAGCCACGGGTGGATCTGCGGATGATGAACCATGGCACAAGGACTTCCACGAGTGGTTAAAAAACGCTCAACAACGTGGCAATAATATCATTACCCAAGGTTTTATCATGGCGGCGCGGCAGCGCGAGCTGCCGGTCACTCGATTGTCGCCCGATGCTTTTCAGCTAGGCTGGGGGAGTGCTCAGGTGCACTGGGAGAGCTCTTGCTTCCGGGATTCAATGGTGGCCGGACGAATGGCCAATTATAAACACTTATCAACCCGGCGGCTTGAACAGGTCAGTATTCCTGTGCCGAAAACCCATGTGGTCACTACGCAAGAGGCTGCCGCACAAGCCGCTGAAATCTTGGGATACCCGGTTGTGGTTAAGCCCCTGAATAATGATCGTGGCGAGGGCGTCTTTTCCAACCTGCATAGCCAGGCTGAACTGATTAGTGCTTTTAAAAAGGCGGCAGAGTTTAGTTCGAATATTATTGTTCAGCGCCATGTGCAGGGTGAAGATTACCGTCTGCTCGTCGTCAACGGAAAATGCTTGGTTGTTACACGTCGTGACCCGGCAGCGGTGGTCGGGGATGGAAAGCATACTATTAAAGAACTGGTAGATATCGCCAACCAGGATCCTCGACGAGGTGATTCAACTCGCAGCTATCTGATTAAGTTGGCGTTGGACGATATCTCTCTTGAGGTGTTAGCACAGCAAGGTATCGAGGCAGATACCATTCCTGCAAGCGGTGAGAAAGTTCTCTTGCGCCAAATAGCTAATTTTTCTACCGGTGGCACGGTAGAAGATGTGACCGACCGAGTGCACCCTGATAATGCTCTGCTGGCCGTTCGTGCTGCTCGTGCCATTGGCTTAAGTATCGCGGGCGTGGATCTACTAATTTCTGACATTGAGCGTTCATGGCGCGAGGTGAACGGGCATATTATTGAAGTCAACGGTGGCCCAGGGCTTCGTTTGCATTGGCTGGGTAACCCGACGCGGGACCTTAACGGCGAAATTCTTGATCAAAGTCTCGGCAAACATCAGCTGAGAATTCCTACTGCCGCAGTGCTGGGCTTGGCCCGCAATGGTTGCGAAAATCCCGCCGCGCGAATTTGTCGAATGTTGCATCATTTACTTGTTGCTAACGATGGCAGCCCAGGGACTACTACATCACAAGGTGTTTTCATCAACAGTGAGCAAATCAGCACTCAAAGCTCTGTCTCTTCCGGAACAGTACCTGCGGCGTTGTGTGATGCCAGCGTTGATGCTGCTTTCTTCGAGCTATGGCCTACTCTATTGGAGGCATACGGCCACTTCTGTGATCGCTATGAGGTGCTGGCGCTGTACGAGGCGGATGAATCGCTTAGCAATAACGTGTCTGATTGTTTGGCCCGTGCTGGCCATTCAGTGGTGATTAATGCCGACTCAGAGAGTGTGCGGGCACTGCGTAAAGAGATATCGGCAGGCTGTCAATCAGTGTTGGTTTCTATCACCGCGGATAACCCTGACCTAGTCGCTCATCGTGCACAGGGTGGAGAAGGGCTCACCATTGCGTTTCACCAGGGAGCGCGCTGGATAGTGGCATGCCAAGGTAACGACGAGAAGCCACTGTTGTCAGTCAATGTCTTAAGCTACTTACATGATGCCTTGGGAGACGCTGGTTTACGCGAGGCGATGGTTGCGTTAGCGATTGCCCATGCCCTTGGTATGCGCTGGGAAAACCTGATTATGCCGATGGTCTCTTTCCCTTTGAAACAGCATTATCCCATCCAATAAAGGCTCAGTAGCGCAAAACCATAGCCCATCGCCGCGCCAGCAATGACATCACTGACATAGTGCAGTCCAAGCCCCACTCGTGAAATGGCGATCAGTAAGCTAAGAGGAATCACAATAGGTAGCAACCAGGGGGTATGAGCGGCGACTAACACGCTAAACATAACCGCATGCATGGTGTGACCACTGGGGAAACTGTATTTGTCTCGAGCAGGCTCGCCACAGTGGACGCCGCCTAGGTAGGTGATAAACGGACGTTCGCGACACAGCCGCGTTTTGACCAATTTATAAATAGCGACTGCGAATAGTGCGATGGCGCTGTACTGCATGATGCGCCAAGCGCCGTTAGGTTGTAACCAGGGCTGAGCAGCGATTAATAATACCCAGGCAGGCCAGTCTCCTA is part of the Halomonas sp. GT genome and harbors:
- a CDS encoding acetate--CoA ligase family protein → MSQNPPADPSSASKASSCHVRLDLSELRATQGARGTLVEPTLTCRVKISGNMVRAELLHQRLRLMVPTLWPSQPILEAPPEVWPQHFIVAGQQTRWVQASPDDVVMHETLWALGEWLVALTVALQRTAYQSTYQGQVLAIEKNTVLIALPWARLATAKEALRWAAQHLIAWSATGGSADDEPWHKDFHEWLKNAQQRGNNIITQGFIMAARQRELPVTRLSPDAFQLGWGSAQVHWESSCFRDSMVAGRMANYKHLSTRRLEQVSIPVPKTHVVTTQEAAAQAAEILGYPVVVKPLNNDRGEGVFSNLHSQAELISAFKKAAEFSSNIIVQRHVQGEDYRLLVVNGKCLVVTRRDPAAVVGDGKHTIKELVDIANQDPRRGDSTRSYLIKLALDDISLEVLAQQGIEADTIPASGEKVLLRQIANFSTGGTVEDVTDRVHPDNALLAVRAARAIGLSIAGVDLLISDIERSWREVNGHIIEVNGGPGLRLHWLGNPTRDLNGEILDQSLGKHQLRIPTAAVLGLARNGCENPAARICRMLHHLLVANDGSPGTTTSQGVFINSEQISTQSSVSSGTVPAALCDASVDAAFFELWPTLLEAYGHFCDRYEVLALYEADESLSNNVSDCLARAGHSVVINADSESVRALRKEISAGCQSVLVSITADNPDLVAHRAQGGEGLTIAFHQGARWIVACQGNDEKPLLSVNVLSYLHDALGDAGLREAMVALAIAHALGMRWENLIMPMVSFPLKQHYPIQ
- a CDS encoding phosphatase PAP2 family protein, whose product is MRPRPLVVFDRLDVFEWQLCQRVTHLTLYRPWRLTLQTASKLGDWPAWVLLIAAQPWLQPNGAWRIMQYSAIALFAVAIYKLVKTRLCRERPFITYLGGVHCGEPARDKYSFPSGHTMHAVMFSVLVAAHTPWLLPIVIPLSLLIAISRVGLGLHYVSDVIAGAAMGYGFALLSLYWMG